From the genome of Corallococcus macrosporus DSM 14697:
TACGTCGGCAGGGGCGTGGCGATCCACGTCCTCTTCGCGTTGACGGTCATCGTGGGCTACCGCGTGTTCGACGCCGAGTGGCTGTCCGTCCCCGCCATGCCCGTGTCGGTGCTCGCGGCGGCGCTGGGCGTGCTGCTCGCCTTCCGCAATGGCTCCGCGTACGACCGCTGGTGGGAAGCGCGGTCGCTCTGGGGTGGCGTGGTGAACTGGTCGCGCACCTTCGCGCGGCAGGTGTTGACGCTGCTGCCGCGTCCCGAGCGCGGGGCGGCTGACAGCCTGCAGGAGCTGGCGCCGCCGTCATCGCCCCTGCTGCGCACGGCGGCGGAGCGCTCCAAGCCGCTGCTGACGGTGTCGGGGACGCGGGCGAGCGACGGCGCGGTCCGCGACCAGTTCGGCCAGGCGCGCGTGCACCCGGAGCAGGGCAGTCCCCGGGAGAAGCTCGCCAGCATGCACACCGCCCCCCAGGCGGAGGGCGAGGCCCGCGGCGTCACCGGCGGCCTGGTGACCGACATCACCGAGGACGCACGCGAGCTGGTGTACGCGCAGATTGGCTTCGTGAACGCCATGCGCTGCCACCTGCGGCGGCAGGACCCGCTGCCGGAAATCGTCCCCTTCTTCCGGCCCGCCGTCATCGAGGCGCTGCGCGAGGAGCAGAACGTGCCCTCCGCGCTGCTGCTGTGGATGGGCACGCGCCTGCGCCGCATCTACGGCCAGGTGTCCAACACGCAGCAGGTGCTGTTCCTGCACGTGACGATGGACCGCACGCTGTCCGAGCTGACGAACGTGCTGGGCGCATGCGAGCGCATCAAGAACACGCCCCTGCCCCGCCAGTACGACATCCTGCTGCTGGCCATGACACGGGCCTACCTGGTGCTGCTCCCCCTGGGTGTGGTGACGGAGCTGGGCTGGCTCACCCCCATCGTCACCGCCGTCATCGCGTTCCTCTTCATCGGGCTGGACGCCGTGGGCCGGGACATCGAGGAGCCCTTCGAGGACGACGTCAGCGACACGCCCATGACGGCGCTCTGCCGGACCATTGAAATCAACCTGCGGCAGATGCTGGGAGAAACGGAGCTCCCCCCTCCCGTTCAGCCGCGGAATGGGCTTCTCTATTAAGGTCGTGACGACCGCCGGCCGCATCCCGCTGTTCGAGAACGTGCGAGGCATCCTCATCCTCCTGGTGGTGATGGGGCATGCGATGGAGCCCCTGCTCGGCCGTGAGCCGCTGGCGAAGGCGCTCTATTCGGGCCTGTACCTCTTCCACATCCCCGCCTTCGCGTTCCTCTCCGGGCACCTGTCCCGCGCGGAGGCAGGGCCCCGGGCATTGGGCGCCATCGCCTGGGGGCAGCTCGCGCCGCTGGCCGTGTTCCAGGTGCTGTACGTCACCTTCGACGCGTGGGTGCTCGGCCGCGGGTGGAGCGCGCACTGGCTGGCGCAGCCGTACTGGCTGCTGTGGTTCCTGCTGAGCCTGGGGTGCTGGCGGCTCGCGCTGCCGCTGCTCCTCCGGCTGCCCCGGCCGCTGATGTGGGCCGTGGGGCTCTCGCTCGCCGCGGGCCTGCTGCCCTGGGTGGGATATCTGCTCGGGCTGTCGCGGACCTTCGTGTTCCTGCCCTGCTTCGTCGCGGGTTACCTGACGCGCCGGGAGTGGCTGCTGGCGCCGCAGGCCACGCGGGGGTGGCGCGTGGCGCTCGCGGCGACGCTGGCCGTGGGCCTGGGAGCATGTGTCGCGGCGGTGGCCGTGGGCGCGCTGCCCGCGCCGGGCACGCAGTGGCTGTATGGGAGCAGTGGCTACGCCGTGCTTGGCGTCACCGCGCTCACCGGCATGGCGGCACGCCTGTCGCTCTTCATCGGCGCGATGGCGGCGACCTGGGCGCTCTTCACGCTCAGCCCACGGAGGGAGAGCGCGCTGACGCGGTTTGGAGGCCGGAGCCTGGCGCCCTTCCTGCTGCACGGCTTCATCGTGCGCGCCGCCGAGCACGCGGGCGCGTACATGTTCCTCCAGGGCCCGGCAGGCGTCGGGCTCGCGCTGGGGGCGGGGGCGCTGCTCGCGGTGCTGCTGGGCCAGCCCTCCGTGGTGCAGGCCACACGCCCGCTGTGGGAGCCGCGACGGCTCTTCCAGCGGACGCGTGACGCCGTGCCGGGCCTGGGCCGCTGAGCGCGCCTACTTCTTCCCGTACTCCAGCTTCACGCCCTTGCGCTTGGCGTAGATGTACGCCTCCATGGCGCGCATCCGCGGGTCGCCGTCCGCCAGCGGCCTGCCGCGCACCGGGTTCTCGATGCACCAGTTGATCATGTCGCGCAGCAGCGCCACGCGGCCAAGCTGCACCTGGTACTTCGGATACGTCTCCGGGTGCGTGTTGGACGCGTCCGGGTGGCACATGTCACAGGAGATGCCCACCGTGCCGCCAATGGCCGCCGCGTCGTGGAAGACGCGGTGGCCTTCATCCACGAACTGCTGCGTGGAGGCGGCCCAGATGGCCTCGTCCCGGTCGGAGAACGCGCCGTAGGTGTGGCCGTCCTGGATGGGCGCGGACAGCTCCTTCTTCACCTCCGCGCCGCCGCTCTCCGGCGTCACGCCGCCCGGGCGCACCGTCTGGCTGGACGCGGGCGCGGGCGGGCGCGGCTGCTGGGTGCGCGGCGTGGTGGCGCCCGGCGCGGGCGCCTGCGCCACCAGGGGCACTGCATCCCAGTGGGCGTCGGGGTTCTTCCGCAGCCACTCCTCCATCAGCGCGCCCGACACGTGCTGGGCCTGCGCGCGCGTCAGCGACTGGCCGGCCTTGACGCCCTTCACCTCCATGGACGTCTCGCCGTCACACAGCCCCACCACGAGGTTGCCGTCCTTCGACACCGGCAGCTCGTGCTTCTTCACCTCGGGCGGCTGGGCGGCGGCCGCGTTCGGCGGCGTCGCGGGGCCGGTGGCCAGCGCCGCGCCTCCCACGAACGACAGCAGGGCGCCCGTTCCCACAAGCAGCTTCATTCGGAAGGTCATGGTGTCCCCTCGCGCTTAGTAGCTCGGCAGCCTGGTCCGGGGTGGCACGTCCTGCTTCCCACCCGACGCGAGGTAGCTCGCGCGCACGGAGATGGGGTTGCGCTCCCAGAGGTTGTACAGCTTGTCCACCATCCCCGACGCCAGCACGTCCATCCGCCCGTCTCCGCAGCCGTCGAACTGGCTGAAGGGGTCCGCGCGGTTCATCTGCACCGTCAGCCTCGGCAGGCCCTCCGGCGCGTAGGGCCAGGGCCACGCGGTGGACAACATGCCGTGGAAGCTCATGTTGCCAATGCGGTTGCTGAGGAGCTGGTGCGTGTGGCCGTGAATCACCGTCACTGTCTGGAACGGCTTGAACAAGGCCTGCACCTCGTCCGCGTCGTCCGTCCAGAAGTTCCAGGGCCGGTAGTACTTGTAGAGCGGGGAGTGGCTGAAGACGATGATGGGCGTCGCCTTGTTGGTCACCTTCGCCAGGTCCTGACGCAGCCACTCGCGCTGCGGCGCGCCGACCTCGAAGCGGGACTGGATGCCGTTGTCCAGGCCGGCGACAATCTGCATCCGCTCCTCGGGCGTGAGCTTGCGCTCCGTCCAGAAGTCCTTCTCCAGGATGGAGTTGAGCACCACGAAGTGGACGCCCTTGTGGTCGAACGAATAGTTCGGCGGGCCGAACAGGTCCGTCCACAGCTCGCCCATGTCGAGGAACCAGTCGTGCTCGCCCACCATCATCCGGATGGGCGCCTTCACGGCCTTCAGAATCTCCGCGCCCAGCTTCAGCTCGCCCGGCTTGCCCAATTGCGCCAGGTCCCCGCCGAAGAGGACGAAGTCCGGCTGCGGGTCCAGCGCGTTCACGTCATCCACGGCCTTGAGGATGGCGCGCACGAAGCGGTCATTGAGCTTCTTCTCGTACAGGTGCGTGTCGGAGATGTACGCGAAGGAGAAGCGCGGCTTCGTCCCCTGCGCCTCCGCCACGTTGACCAGTTGGAAGCTGTGCGGCGTGCGCAGGCCCAGGCCCGCGGCGATGCCGGCGGAGATGCCGGCCACGCGGAGGAAGGCGCGGCGGTCCAGCTTCTTGAGGTCCTCGAAGAAGGCGTCGCGCTCGGCGTGGTGCTTCGTCTCGATGCTGCGGAACTTGTTCCCCATGGCGGCGTCTCCTAGGGCCTGGACGTCGAGGCGGGCTTCACGAGCGTCTCGGTGCCGTACACACCGATGTCCGCCGGGTTCTTCACCGACAGGTCCGGGTTGGGGGCCAGGTCTCCCAGGTTCCCCGACTTCCCCATGGCCACCGCGGTGTCGCGCTCCGGGCGCTTGTGCTTCAAGCGGCGCTGGCGGGCCTGCTCCTTCGCCGCGTACTTCGCGAACCGCGCGTCGGTGAGGGTGAAGAGGAAGGCCACCACGTCGTCGATCTCCGCCTCTGTCAGTCCCAGCCGTTGCATGCCGCCGTCCAGGTACGGGTTGGGCACGCCGCCCTTGTTGTAGTGGTCCATGACGTCCCACAGCGTCGTCAGGGTGCCGTCGTGCATGTACGGGCCGGTGATGGCGATGTTGCGCAGGGTGGGCGTCTTGAAGGCGCCCACGTCGTTCTCCTGCTTCGTCACCAGGAAGCGGCCCAGCTCGGAGAAGCGCGTCTCCAGCGCCAGCTCGTCAATCTGCTGCGCGTCGCCGGTGCGGACCACCTTCAGGGCCTCGCGGGCCAGCTTCACGAAGTCCTGCTTGTGCGCCGCGATGCCGATGTTGTGGAACTTCTGGTCGCTGAACAGCGGCGACACCACGTTGCCCGCGTGGCAGGTGTTGCAGCGGGCCTTGCCGTTGAACAGCGCCCAGCCCCGGCGCTCCGCGGCGGTGAAGGCCCTGGAATCTCCGGTGATGAAGCGGTCGAACTTCGCGTCGCCGGAGTAGAGGGTGCGCTCGAAGGCGGCGATGGCGGCCGCCAGGTCGTCGAAGTTCACCTCGCGGCCAAAGACGTTCTGGAAGTCCCGCACGTACTCCGGGATGGCCTTCACCTTGGCCACCACCGCCGCCTCGTCGGGCATGCCCATCTCCCGCGGGTTGAGGATGGGCAGCTTCGCCTGGTCCTCCAGCGTGGACGCGCGGCCGTCCCAGAACTGGGAGGCATTGAAGAGCGCGTTGAGGAGGGTGGGGCTGTTGCGCGTCACCTTCTGCCCCTTCACGCCTTCCGACACCGGCTTCGCGTCCGTGAAGCCGAAGCGCGCGTCATGGCAGGTGGAGCAGGACACGGTGTTGTCCACCGACAGGCGCTGGTCGTTGAAGAGCTTCTCCCCCAGCAGCACCCGCTCCGGCGTGGGCGCGAGGTCGGCGGGGACGGAGAGCTTCCACAGGACCTGGGACACGCCCGGCGGCAGGTCGTCCGGCAGGGACACCGCTCTCCGCTCGGCCGGCTGGGCCTGCCCGGCTTGGGCGAACAGCAGGACGGCGAGCGACAGTGCAACGCCACACGGCGGGCGCATGGTCTCCCCTCCCCACCAGCCACGTTCCACGCCGCGAGGAAGTCGCGCCGCCCGGCCGGGGTCAGTTCTTTCCTGAAAACATCATTGTCCCCGACCCGCGGTCCAGGGTGCGTTCGCGAGACTGTCCATCAATGGAGCAAAGGCAGACACCGTGCGTGGGCTACCGAACATCCCGGCCGCGCGCATCTTTCGCCAAAGGAGGGCGTCATGTGGGACCCGGGTGAGCTGCGCGAGGGCATGGCCGTGAGGGACGAGCACGGGCGGAGGCTCGGCACGGTGGTGCATATCGGTGACACGCACTTCGAGCTGGAGCAGGGCTGGCCGCCCAGCCGCGACTTCATGGTGAGCTTCCACCTGGTGGCGCGGGTGGACCAGGGCGAGGTGTTCCTCCACCCCGGCCATGGCGCCACCGTCCCCACGGAGGACGAGCCGACCGACAGCGGCGCGTACATCTGAAGGCTAGCGTCCGGGCAGGCGCAGGTCCCGGGAGACGAAGAGCAGCGCGGACGCGGTCGCCGGCGCGAGCACGGCCACCGCGATGATGGCCCAGTCCAGCGTGCTGCTGGCGAGCGGTACGTTGTAGGTGACGGCCTGGACGAACGTCAGACACGCGTCCGCCGCCGTCAGGCCGCCCAGCACCGTGGCCAGCGAGTCCCGCCAGCGGCGCACCAGCGAGAAGAGGCCCACCGTCAGGCCCACGTCGAACAGCACCCACGCCCACTGCACCTGGACGGACGGGAACCAGCGCGCCGTGGACGGCAGCGCCAGCAGCGCGGTCCACGGGACGAGCAGCACGGCGAGCGTATGCACCAGCAGGCGGGGACGCCGCAGCAGCGTGGCGACGCCGAAGCGCAGCAGGCTGCCTTGCGCGAAGGCCCGCAGGGCGTCGTACACCGCCGCCAGCCCGCCGCGGGGCGAGGGGTGGGACAGGTGGATGGGCACCCAGGCGTCGGGGCGGAACTTCGCCTTGAAGGTGCGCAGGCCCTCGAAGTCGAAGAGCGGCCGGCCGCACGCGCGCGCCAGCCGCAGCCAGGGCCGCACCGGCCCCGCCAGCGGCGCCAGGCCCAACGTCACGTAGCGGCGCCCGGAGCTGGCCGCCGCGCGCATGGCCGCGTCCACCAGCGACTCCGCGGTGCCGTTGGGCGCCTCCGGGTCCCTCAGCAGGTCCTGGAGGAACCAGCCCTCGCGCGCGTACACGGGGGACACCGACAGGAAGCCCACCACCGCGCCGTCCACCTCCGCGACGAAGGCGTGCCGCTCGCTCGCGAAGGCGTGGGGGCGGAGCTGGACCAGGAAGCCCATGGGCGCCATGCGGCGGGACGCCAGCCAGCGCGCCTTCAGCAGCTCCACCGCCCGCCGCGTGGGGTGGCGCGGGTCCCCCAGCTCCGAGCCGGGCACCTCGCGCACCGTCACGCCCCGCGCCCGGGCGCGGCGGAGCTGTTCGCGCAGGCTGCGGCTGCTTCGCACGACGTCACTCCAGCGGACCGGGTCCCAGACAGGCTGCTCGCCGATGGACAGCGACGGCATGGGCACGCGCTCCAGGAAGCGCGGCTCGGTGGCGAAGAAGCACACGCGCCGGCCCACGGCCCTCGCGGCCACGCGGAAGCCCTCCGTCACCTGCGCCAGGCGCTCCGGCGCGGCGATGGGCGCCCCGGCCGCCACCCACGCGCCGCCCGTGTCCACGTAGGCCACGCACGCGTCGCCCGCCGGGTCGAACCAGTAGCGAAAACCGGGCTGAAGCACCTGGAACGAGGTGGCATTCCAGCCATACCGGCGCAGCAGCTCCAGCACCTGCGCGCGCGGCGCCGGGTCCGCCGGGGCCTGCTCTTGAAGACGTCCTTCCACGCGCGACAGAAGGTATGTGCCATCCCCCGGGGTCCGCAAACGGGAACACGGCCTGGCCTGTCATGGGCCGCGCGCGCTCACCCAGCCCTCCCCCGGGCCGGGCGGCGCGCCGGAGGCCGGCGGCCTGTAGCCAGTGGCGGGCACGGGTGGGAAGCTTCCGGCTGGACGGATTCGCCCTTGCCCTTCGCCTACTACGACACCCTCACCCCCGCCCAGCAGCGCGTCTACCGGATGAGTGACTCGGTGAGCGCGCTCCGGCTCCGCGAGCCCCGGACGCTGGAGCCCCTGGTGTCCGCGCTGCGCGAGGCCCTGGCGACGGGCCGCCAGGCGGACACCGAGCGCGCCACCGCCCGGCTGAGCGACGCCCTCTGCGAGCGGCTGGACGTGTTCCCACCCCGGCTGGAGGTGCTGGAGGTCCGCCCGTCCTCGACGACGGGCGAGCTGCACGGCATGTACACCCTGGAGCGGGGCCGCCGCCCCCACATCCAGCTCTGGATGCGGACGGCGAAGCACGCGCGGGTGGTGGCCTTCCGCACCTTCCTGCGCACCCTGCTGCACGAGCTGGGGCACCACCTGGACTTCCTGGTGCTGGAGCTGCCCGCCTCCTTCCACACGGAGGGCTTCTTCCAGCGGGAAGCCAGCCTCTTCCACCAGCTCGTGCCCCGCCCGGCCCGGCCACGGCGTTCCAGGGCCGGCAAGGGTGTGGCGGAGGACACCCCTGACATAAGTCCAGGCAGGCGGCGGCGCCGAGGCTAGATTCCGCATCCCTATGGCGCACCCGACCGAAGACAAGAACTTCCGCCTGCCGACCTCCATCCGTCCCCGCCGCTACGCGGCCACTCTGACCCTGGACCTGGACGCGAAGTCCTTCTCCGGGCAGCAGACCATCGACCTGGACGTGTCGGCGCCGTCGAACGAGCTCATCCTGCACGGCATCGCGCTGGCGCTGAGCGACGTGACGTTCCGCGCCGGGGGCCAGTCCCGCAAGCCGGCCTCCATCCAGCCCGTGGCGGTGAGCGAGACGGTGGTGCTCCGCTTCGATGAAGCGCTGCCCGCGGGCGCCGCGTCGCTGGACGTCACGTGGACGGGGCGCTTCACCGAGGGGCTGCGCGGCCTGTACCAGGCGGGCAAGGTGGCGGCCACCCAGTTCGAGGCCGCCGACGCGCGCCGCCTCTTCCCCTGCTTCGACGAGCCCGCCTTCAAGGCGCGCTGGGCCCTCACCGTGCGCGTGCCGCGGGGCCTCACCGTGCTGGGCAACGGCCCGGTGGTGAAGGAGACGCAGGAGGGCCCCCTGCGCGCGGTGACGTTCCAGGAGACGGAGGTGCTCAGCAGCTACCTCATCGCCCTGGTGGTGGGCCCGCTGGTGGGCACGGACGCGCAGGACGTGCAGGGCGTGCCGGTGCGGACCTGGGCGCTGCCGGAGAAGGCGCACCTGACGCGCTTCGGCCAGGACGCGGCGCTGGCCGTGCTGCCCAGGCTCCAGGACTACTTCGGGCTGCCGTATGCCTTCACCAAGGTGGACCAGGTGGGCATCCCCGACTTCGAGGCGGGCGCCATGGAGAACGCCGGCCTGATTACCTACCGCGAGGTGGCGCTGCTGCTGGACCCGGCCACCGCGCCGCTGTCGGTGAAGAAGCGCGTGGCGGAGGTGGTGACGCACGAGCTGGCGCACCAGTGGTTCGGCAACTGGGTCACCATGGTGTGGTGGGACGACCTGTGGCTCAACGAGGCCTTCGCCACGTGGATGGCCTTCAAGATTGTTGACCAGTGGCGCCCCGAGTGGCGCATGTGGCTGGACTTCGACGCGCACCGCGCCAGCGCGCTGCACCTGGACGCGCTCAAGTCCACGCACCCCATCCACGGTGAGGTGCGCAACGCGGGCGAGGCCGGAGAGAGCTTCGACGCGATTACGTACGAGAAGGGCGGCGCGGTGCTGCGGATGATTGAAGGCTTCCTCGGGGAGGGCCCCTTCCGCGAGGGCATCCGCCAGTACATGCGCAAGCACGCGCGCGCCAACGCGGTGAAGGAGGACTTGTGGAACGCGCTGGGCGAGGCCGCCGGGCAGCCGGTGGAGGAGCTGGCCACGGCGTGGGTGGGCCAGAGCGGCTTCCCGCTGGTGACGGCGAAGCTGGACGGGCGCGGCCTGTCGCTGTCGCAGCGGCGCTTCTACACCGAGCCCGGCGTGCGGAGCGGTGAGACGTGGCCGGTGCCGGTGGTGCTGCGCTACGAGGACGCCACCGGCGCGCGCGAGCAGCGCGTGCTGCTGCGCGACGCGCAGGCCACGGTGAAGCTGGAGGGTGAGGGCGAGGTGAAGTGGCTGACGGCCAACGCGGGCTCCACCGGCTTCTACCGGGTGGCCTACGACAAGCCGGGCATGGAGAAGCTGGCGGCGAACCTGAAGGCGCTGGCGCCCTCCGAGCGCATCTCCCTGCTGGCGGACCAGTGGGCGCTGGTGCGTGCGGGGGAGGCGTCGGTGGCGGACCTGCTGGACCTGGCGGGCCGCTTCGGCGACGAGGAGGACGACTCCGTCCTGGACGAGCTGGTGGGCCGGCTGGCCTACATCGAGAGCCGCCTGACGGACGGCGAGGACCAGGTGCGCTTCCGCGCCTGGATTGAGGAGCTGCTGGGCCCCGGGCTGAAGAAGCTGGGCTGGCAGCCGGTGCAAGGCGAGGCGGACCGGGTGCGGCTGCGGCGCGCGTCGCTGGTGCGCGCGGTGGGCGGCATCGCGCGCGGCCAGGACGCGCTCGCCGAGGCCCGGCCCCGCGTGGGGCGCATGCTCCAGGGCGAGCGGGACGCGCTGGAGCCCAACCTGCTGGACGCCGCGGTGGGCATGGTGGCGCGCGCGGGCGACGCGGCGCTCTTCGACACCATCCTCCAGAAGATTCCGTCCGAGCCCGACCCCGCCACCCAGCGCCGCTACCTGCTGGCCCTCACCGCCTTCGAGGCGCCGGAGCTCACCGAGCGCGCGCGGGGGCTGCTCTACACGGACACGGTGAAGACGCAGGACGTGTCCAGCTTCGTCGCGGGCCTGCTGGGCAACCGCGTGGGCCGCGACGCGTGGTGGGCGCAGATGCGCACGCAGTGGAAGGACGTGGTGGCCCGCACCGGCGGCGCGCCCATGCTGCTGCGCCGCATCGTGGAGGCCATGGGCCTGCTGCGCACGCGCGAGCACCTGGAGCAGATGCAGGCCCTGCTGAAGGCGCACCCCATCCCGGAGGCGCAGCAGGCCACGGCGCAGACGCTGGAGCGGCTGTCGCAGGACGTGGCGCTGCGTGAGCGCTGCACGTCCGAGGTCTCCGCGTGGCTGAAGCGCCAGCCGTGAAGACGACGCTGACGGAGGCGAGCCTCTCGGGAGTCCGGGAGGCCCTGCGCCAGGCCAACGCGGGGTTGGAGCGCGCCTACCCGGGCGACTCCACCCAGCGGCAGCCGGTGCACGTGGTGTACGGCGGCGCGCACCTCTTCCGGGCGGAGACGGCCCGGAAGCTGGGCGGCATCGCGCTGAACACGCTCAAGGAGTACGCGCCGGACGCGCCCGTGCTGGCCCACGGCCTGGGGCTGCCCCAGCGCGGCCGCTTCGCCCAGCGCGTCTACGCGCGCGTGGTGGCCAAGCTGGAGCGCGAGCCGGTGGAGGACTTGCGCATCGACTTCGAGGACGGCTACGGGCACCGCTCCGACGCGGAGGAGGATGGGCACGCTGTGTCCGCGGCGGAGGAGCTGGCGCGCGGACTTGCGCTGGAGCTGCTGCCGCCCTTCATCGGCGTCCGGGTGAAGTCCTTCACCGAGGAGCTGTTCGACCGCGCCACGCGCACGTTGGACCTGTTCCTCACCACGCTGCTGGAGCGCACGGGCGGGAAGCTGCCGCCCGGCTTCGTCGTCACGCTGCCCAAGGTGTCGCTGCCGGAGCAGGTGGCGGCGCTCGCCCGCGTCCTGGAGGTGCTGGAGACGCGGCACGGGCTGTCAACGGGCGCGGTGGGCATCGAGCTGATGGTGGAGACGCCCCAGTCCCTCTTCGACCAGCAGGGCCGGCTGCACCTGCCCACGCTGGTGGCCGCGAGCGCGGGCCGCTGCACCAGCGTCCACCTGGGCATCTACGACTACACCGCCGCGCTGGGCGTCAGCGCGCACGCGCAGACGATGCTGCACCCCACCTGTGACTTCCTCAGGGACTTGGCGCAGGTGTCGCTCGCGGGCACGGGCATCCGGCTGGCGGACGGCGCCACCAACGTCATGCCGGTGCCGCCGCACAAGGCGAAGCCGGACGAGCCGCTGCTGCCCACCGAGCGCCGGGAGAACCTGGAGGCCATCCACCGCGTCTGGCAGTTGTCGTACCGGCACATCCGCCACTCGCTGGAGCGGGGTTGGTACCAGGGTTGGGACTTGCACCCCGCCCAGCTCCCCGTGCGCTACGCGGCGGTGTACGCGTTCTTCCTGGAGGGGCTGGACGCGGCCTCGCGCAGGCTCCGGGCCTTCATGGAGAAGGCCGCGCAGGCCACGCTGGTGGGAGACGTCTTCGACGACGCGGCCACCGGCCAGGGCCTGCTCAACTTCTTCCTGCGCGGGCTGAGCTGCGGCGCGCTCACCGAGGACGAGGTGCTGGCCGCGGGCCTCACGCTGGAGGAGCTGCGCAGCCGCTCCTTCCGGGACATCGTGGCGTCACGCCGCGGCCGGGCGGCGGCCGGGTAGGGCCTTCGTCATGCGGCGCTTCGCTCTGCTGCTGTGCCTGGGCTCCGCCTGTGCCGGACCGTCCGTGACGACGGTCCGGCCGGAGCCGCCCGTGTCCCAACCGCCGCCCCCGCGAAGCCACCCGCGCCGGCTGGCCCCTTCGCGCGTGAGCTGGCGCCGCTGCCCAGGCAGCGCGTGACCTCCAAGGAGGGCATCTTCACGGCCGAGGTCGAAGCAGCGGCGGCGCCCAGGCTGACGCGGCACGAAGGCTCCACGCGGCTGGAGCTTCCCCTGGGCACGGAGGCGCCGTTGAGCTGCTTCGTGTACGAGCGCCCCATCGACGCGGCGGGCGCGGTGCTCGCGGTGGCGAAGGCGGCGCAGGGCCACAAGGGCGTCACGGTGCTGAGCCTCGCGCCCACGGACGTCCAGGTCGTCGCGGGCGCGCCCGTCATGTTCGTGGACATGGATTACGAAGTGGCCACGTCCGGTGACAGCGTGAGCGCGGGCCGGCTGAAGCTGATGGTGCGCGCGAGCCCCGAGCTGCCCCTGCTCTGCGCGCATGACCAGCCCGGCTACGCGCGCACCTTCCAGCGCATCACCACGGACCTGGCCGCCACGCTCCAGGTGCCGGGCAAACCCCGGGCGCCCGCGCCCCTGGCGGAGCTGCGGGTGCTGAAGCTGGAGGGCCGGCTCGCGGGCTTCGACTGGCGCACCGGGCGGAGCCTGGACGGCGGCGCGCAGCGCACGGAGGTCTCCACGAGCCTGCTGCTGCCGGGGGCCTCGAATGGACCACGCGCGGAGGACCGCACCGTCACCACCGTGACGGATGACAAGGGCGAGCTGCTGGAGCAGCGCCATGCGTTTGCGGAGAACGGCCAGCTCACGCTCCAGGTGACGCTCCGGCGAGAGCGGCCGTCCAAGCCCCCGCGTGTGACGCCCCTCATCACGTACCGCTATGAGGGACGGCAGGGCACACGGCCGCTGAAGGGAACGTTCACCTCGCGGACAGGAATCGCCACCGAGGCGATGGTCCGCACCGGCGTGCGCGAAGGGCTGCTCACGGGCGAAGCGTCCGAGGTGCTCTTCGACGTCTACCGTCCGGCGGAGTCGTCCTCCGCGCCCACGGAGGTGGTGCTGCGCCGGACACCCGCCGCCGGGCCGCGAGCCCTGACCCTCACCACGGGGGCAATCATCGAGGAGGCCCGAGCCAATGCGAGCGGCGCCCTCGAGTGGACCGAGCGCACCCTCCCGGAGGGCCGGCTCACGTCCGAGCTCGTCCACGCCGTCCCGACGCCCTGAGCGCGGCACCTCACCACAGCATGTCCTGGTCCTCGGTGACGCCGGGGACGTCGTTCAGCTCCAGCGTCCGGCTGCCCAGGCGCACCGTGCCGTTGAAGAGGCCCACGGGCTGCGCGAAGTGGCTCACCACCAGGCGCAGGTTCCGCTCCTCGCGGTGCACATGGAAGGGCTGGACGCGCAGGTCCACCGCGCCATCCACCGTCACCAGCCGCCATGGCGCCATCAGGTCCTTCGCGTCGTACTCGAAGCGGGCGCGCGCCAGCGGGTACAGCTTGTCCCCCAGCCACAGCGCGTTCTCATTGGCGTCCGTGTTGCCCTCGTTGAAGCCCTCCACGAGGTTGATGCCCACCGGCGTGCCGTCCGCCAGCCGCCCCGCCGCGAAGGCCCAGCGCCACGCGGTGTGCCGCGCCAGGTAGCCCTGCGTGTAGTCCATGCCGCCCACGCCGCCGTCCATCCGGAAGCGCTTGCCGCCCGCCTCCAGGCTGCCGAAGGTGAGCAGGCCGTTGCTCTTCATGGTGACGTTCACCAGCCCGTCACCCTCCACCGGCGCCACCACGGTGAGCGCGGGCGGCCCGCCGGCCACCATCATGTCGCCTTCCCACTGGAAGGACTGGAGGCTCCCGGTGCGCAGCCGGCTGACGTCCACCGCCACGCGGTAGCGCTCGTCGTCCTCGCCGC
Proteins encoded in this window:
- a CDS encoding DUF2804 domain-containing protein → MKPERDALFPPAPASVATSGGEPRFGTYQGELPEVDLPRLQGQWAPGRATRLLKRKRWHYTFAATPEVAALFAVVDLGYTSSAFAVALDLRERKPLCDVSFLGAPGPMVELGDKPGQGLKASFRTLGGRLSVQRGEDDERYRVAVDVSRLRTGSLQSFQWEGDMMVAGGPPALTVVAPVEGDGLVNVTMKSNGLLTFGSLEAGGKRFRMDGGVGGMDYTQGYLARHTAWRWAFAAGRLADGTPVGINLVEGFNEGNTDANENALWLGDKLYPLARARFEYDAKDLMAPWRLVTVDGAVDLRVQPFHVHREERNLRLVVSHFAQPVGLFNGTVRLGSRTLELNDVPGVTEDQDMLW